The nucleotide window CCCTACGGCATGGTGATCTGCGCCGGGCCGACCGGCAGCGGCAAGACCACCACGCTCTACGGCTCGCTGGGCGAGCTCGACAGCAGCGAGCGCAACATCATGACCATCGAGGACCCGGTCGAGTACACCATGTCCTCGATCAACCAGATCCAGATCAACGAGCAGGCCGGCGTCACCTTCGCCGACGGCCTGAAGTCGATCCTTCGCCAGGACCCGGACGTCATCCTCGTCGGCGAGGTCCGCGACGTCGACACCGCGCGGATCGCCGTGCAGTCCGCGCTCACCGGGCACTTCGTGCTCTCGTCGCTGCACGCCACCGACGCCGCGTCGGCGCTGCACCGGCTGCTCGACATGGGGATCGAGAACTTCCTCGTGGCGTCGTCGGTCACCGCGGTGCTCGCCCAGCGGCTGGTCCGGCGGATCTGCCTGCGCTGCCGCGAGTACTACGCGCCGTCGGCCGAGGAACTGTCCTTCATGGACTCACTCGGCGCGGACGAGCCGGCGGGCGGGTTCGTCCGCGGCGCGGGCTGCAACTTCTGCGCGCAGACCGGGTTCCTGGACCGCACCGGCGTCTACGAGCTGATGCCGGTCAGCGAAGGGATCCGCACGCTGGTGCTGGAGAGCGCGCCGCACCGCGAGGTGCACGAACTGGCCCGCAAGGAAGGCATGCGGACGCTGCAGGACGAGGCCCTGCGGCTGGTCGCCGAGGGTGTCACCACCCCGGCCGAAGTGCTGCGGTCGATCTACCTCACCGGAGGGGCCCGATGAACCGGTACGCCTACGTCGCCACCGGCCCGGACGGGCAGCGCACCCGCGGGGTGCAGAAGGCCGCCGACGCCGATTCCGCCGTCCTCGCGCTGTACGAACGCGAACTGCGGGACATCGAGGTCACCGAAAAGAAGAGCGTGCTGAGCCTGGAGCTGACCGCGCCGCGGGTCAAGCGCGAGGTCGTCATGCACCTCTCGCGCCAGCTCGGCGCGTTCGTCCGGGCCGGGTTGCCGCTGATCGACGCCGTCCGGATCCTCGGCGCCGAGGCCGCGAACTCGTCGGTCGCGCGGATGCTGCGCGACGTCGAGGCTGGCCTGCGCGGCGGCGACCGGCTCTCGGACTGCATCGACCGGCACCCGAAGATCTTCCCCGAGTTCTACCGCGAGATCCTGCGCTCGGCGGAGCTCACCGGCCAGCTCGACGTCGTCCTCGACCGGCTGGCCGACTACCTCGAACGCGACCTGGAAGCCCGGCGCAAGATCAAGGCCGCGCTGATCTACCCGGCGATGATCGCGCTGATGGCGGTCGTCACCGTCGTCGTGCTCGCCACGTTCGTGCTGCCACGGTTCAAGGCGTTCTTCGCCAGCCTGGACGCCGAGCTGCCACTGCCGACGCGGCTGCTGCTGGCCGTCACCGACTTCCTGGGCCAGTGGTGGTGGGCGCTGCTGGCCGGGCTGCTCGCCGTGGTCGCGCTGTACGCCCTCGGCGTGCGCACACCCCGCGGCCGGTACGCCCGCGACCGCGCGGTGCTCGCCGTCCCGGCGATCGGCCCGACCGTGCGGCACGCGCTGGTCGAGCGGTTCTGCCGGATCCTCTCCTCGATGGTGAGCGCCGGGGTCCCGCTGCCGGAGGCCCTGCGGGTCGCGACGGACTCGCTGCGCAACCGCGTGTTCATGCGCGCGCTCGGCCGCGTCGGCCAGTCGGTGCTCAACGGCGAAGGCCTTTCGCGCCCGCTCACCGGCTCCGGGCTGTTCCCGGTGACCGCCGCGCAGATGATCCGCGTCGGCGAGGACACCGGCACCCTCGACACCCAGCTCGAGGTCACCGCCCAGTACTACGAAGGCGAACTGGACTACCGGCTGAAGAAGCTCACCGCGCTGTTCGAGCCGGCCGTCATCGTCGTGATGGGCCTGGTCGTCGGGTTCGTCGCGGTCGCGCTCGTCTCGGCGATGTACGGGATCTTCGACCAGGTGCACGTCTGATGAACACGGGTTTGACGGACACCGACGATCGAGGCGAAAGCCTCCTCGAGCTGCTGATCGCGGTGGCGATCCTGGGCGTCGCGGTGGTCGCGATCGTCGGCGGGATCGGCGTGAGCGTGTTCATGTCCGACGTCCACCGCAAGCAGGCCACGGCCGGCGCCGGGGTGCGCGACTTCGGCGAGGCCGTCATGGCGGGCGGCTACTTCGCGTGCGCCGCGCCGGCGAAGTACGCCGCGCCGGCCGGGTTCACCGTGCCGTCCGGGTTCACCAGCTCGGTGACGTCGGTGAAGTACTGGACCGGCTCGGCGTGGTCGGCGACCTGCGGCACCGACACCGGGCTGCAGCAGGTGACCCTGCAGGTCGCCAGCGGCGACGGGCGGGCGAGCGAACGCCTGGAGGTCGTGGTTCGCAAGCGGTGCGGGCTCGGGGAGCCGCTGTGCTGAGCCGCCGGTCCGACGCCGGGTTCACGCTGGTGGAGCTGCTGATCGTGGTCGTCATCCTCGGGGTGGTCGCCGCCCCGATCGCGAACGCGGTGATCGTGTCGATCCAGAACACCGACGCGACGGCCGCCCGGCTGGCCGTCTCCCACGATGCCCAGCAGAGCGCGGCGTTCTTCGCCCAGGACGTCGCCGCGGTCGGCCTGCGGGACTACTCGGGCGCGGTGGCGAACGGGAAGGTCCCGTACTCGCCGTCGATCCAGCTCGGCGCGACCTACGACAGCGGTGCCCAGGTGTGCGGCACGGCGGCGACACCGGTTTCGGTCGTCCGGCTGCTGTCCGACGACTGGGACACCGGCACGCCGGTCGCGACCCGGCGCACCGCGGTCGTCGCCTACTACCTGGCCGGGACCGAGCTGCACCGGTTGCGCTGCCTGGATTCCGCGACGGTGTCGGACGCGGTCGTCGCCCACCACGTCGACCCCGCCACGCCCGCGGTGACGTGCTCCAGCGCGTGTGCCGACGCGGCCGTGCCGTTGTGGGTGAAGTTCACCTTCACCGCCGTGGCGGAGCACGCCGACCCCTACCCCATCACCCTGTTCGGGCAACGGAGGCAGACATGAAGCGCCGGTGGAAGGGCGACGACTCGGGAGCCGCGCTGCCCCTGGTGCTCGTGCTGGTCACGGTGGTCGCGGTGGTGCTCGGCGCGCTGCTGTCGTTCGCCGACACCAGCGTCCGCACCACGGTCGCCCTCCGCGACCAGGCCGCGTCCGCCTACACGGCCGACGGCGCGCTGCAGGCGGGGATCAACGCGATCCGCAACGGCACGTTCACCGGCGCGGCAGGCGAGCACTGCTTCGGCGGGTCCGACACGCTGACACTGCCGAACTTCGGCGGCGCCGGTTCGGCCGCCGTGTCGTGCACCGCCGATCCGGCGAAGGTGCTGATCCAGTGCCCGTCCCTGAGCGTGTGCAACCGGCCGGGCAACGCGATCCTCACCCTCGGCACCGGCGGCGAGGACGGGCTCAACATCCAGCAGCCGACCGGTTCGGCGTTCCGCGTCCACGGCGTCGTGTACTCGAACTCGAACATCCGCGTGGTCAACGGCTCGCTCGACACGAACACCGCGGTGTACGCGCGCGGTGCCTGCGCGGGCACGATCCGGAGCACGCCCGCGCCGTCGTGCGGCTACGGCGGGTCGGCGATCGGCGCCGACCCGGGCTACGCGCCGGCGTTGACGTCCGTGCCGCCGCGGCAGCCGCTGCCGCCGTGCACCAAGGCCGGTTCGCTGGTCACCTTCCAGCCCGGGTACTACGACGACGCGGCCGGGCTGTCGGCGATGATGTCGAGCAGCAGCAAGTGCAAGGACAGCACGTGGTGGTTCACGCCCGGCACGTACTACTTCGACTTCCACAACAGCGCCCCGGTCCGGCCGCCGTCCCTGCCCGGCGGCACCGACGAGTGGACGATCGACAACGGCTACCTGGTCGCGGGCACGCCGGTGGACGAGAGCGGGCGGATCATCGCCAAGCCGCCGGTCCCGGCGAAGATCCCCGGCGCCTGCGACAACCCGATCGAGGACGCGAAGGCGGTCGGCGTCCAGTTCGTGTTCGGCGGCGACAGCCGGCTGGCGGTGAAGGCCGGGCAGGCGGAGATCTGCGGCACGTACCGCGCGGACCGGCCACCGGTCGCGCTCTACGGGCTCACCTCCGGTGCGGAGTCGCCGGTGACGGCGGCGCTCGGCCCCGGTTCCGTGACCGGCGGCTTCACCGGCGGAACCACCGCTTCGCTGTCCAAAGTGGATGGTGCAGGGGCGACCTGGGTGGCCCCCGGCAAGAGCGGCGGCACCGCCACCCTGACCGCCACCGGCTTCTCCCCCGCCACGGCACCGCCCGCCGGGACGATCCTGACGTCGGCGAAGGTGCGGGTGGTCCACAGCAACGACAACGGCGCGAGCAAGGATGCGCGCACGGCCCAGTTCACCCCGGCGGGGGGCTCGCCGATCCCGCTGACCCTGTCCACGCCCAACGACGGCTCGACGGCCACCGACGTCACCGACGTGACGAGTCAGCTGGCCCAGGCGGTGTACGACGGCACCTTCACCGGCGGCCAGCTGGGCTACAGCGTGAACGTCAAGCACGAGGGCACCGAACTGGTGGATGCGCTGCAGCTGGAGCTCAGCTACACGCCGCCCGCGCTGCGGGCCGAGAGCGGGTGCACCCAGCTGCTCTACACCAGTCCTTCCGCGTGCGCGCTGGTCACCGCCGTGAACAACTCCGGCAACCGGTTCTACGTGCAGGGGACGACGTACGCGCCGAAGGCCGTCCTCGACGTCACGCTGAACAACGCGACCGAGCCGATCTTCCGCTTCGGCGTCATCGCGCGGTCGTTGTGGGTGAAGGAAACCGGGAGCGTGACGTTCACCGGGGCGGTCATCGAGGTGCCGGACGACTCGCCCGGGTTCGTCTTCGGCGTCTACCTGTCGGCGTACGTGTGTCCGGGTGCGGGGACGTGCGCGCCTTCGGGGACGCCGTCGGCGCGGGCGCGCGTGGCCTATGTGGACGGTGATCCGACGAACCCGGTGCCGGGGGCGCGTCAGGTGTCGGTGCTGAGCTGGTCGGGCAACCGCTGACGGCTCAGGCCAGACCGGTCAGCCGCAGGTAGGCGGCACCGAGCGGACCGGCCGCGAAGATCGCCAGCAGGGCCGCGGCGATCATGAACGGGCCGAACGGCAGGGCCGTCTTGCGGCCGCCCTTGCGGGTCGCCAGCACGACGACGCCGGCGAGCGCGCCGAGCAGGAACCCGCCGAACGCCCCGACCAGCAGAGCCGGCCAAGAGAGATAGGCGAGGATCCCGCCGAGGATGCCCGCGAGCTTGACGTCGCCGAAGCCCATGCCGGCCGGGTAGGCCAGCGCGAGGAGGAGGTAGAAGGCGAACAGCGCGGCGCCGCCGATCCCGGCGCGGGCCAGTGACCACCAGTCGTCGCGCCACCAGGCCGACGCCGCCAGCAGGACCAGCAGGACGGGGTAGGACGGCAGCACGATCGCGTCCGGCAGGCGGCGGACGTCGAGGTCGATCAGGGCCAGCGCGATCCCGATCGCGCCGAAGTACAGGAAGGCGGGCAGGGCCGGCGGGTCGAGGCGCAGGGCCAGCAGGGCGAACAGGACGGCGGTGCCGAGCTCGACGAGCGGGTACCGGACGCTGATCCGGGTCCCGCAGCCCGCGCACCGGCCGCGCAGGACGAGCCAGCCGACGACGGGGACGTTGTGCCGGGCCTTGATGGCCTGCCCGCAGCCGGGACAGTGCGACGGCGGCCGCACGACCGACTCCCCGCGCGGCACCCGGTGGATGACGACGTTGAGGAACGACCCGACGAGCAGGCCGAGCACCCCGGCCGCCACGACCAGCACCGCCATCGGGCTCCTTAGGACTCGGGGTCGGCCACCCGCAGATCTTGCCGGACCCGGCTCCCGCCCGCGACCGGACCACACGCGCACCCAGGCGGACGACACGCGTACCTGGACGGACGACACGGCGGCGGGCGGGGCGGCCGGCGTGTCGTCCGTGGGGGTACGCGTGTCGTCCGTGGGGTCCCCGCCCTGCTCGCCGGCGGGGTGGTTCCGCCGCCCGAGGAGATGGTCGAGGCGCTGCGGGCGCGGGCGCTGCGGACCGCCCAGGAGCTCGCCGCCGCCCAGGGCATGGCCGGCGCGGCCACCCGGCTCGACCCCGACCGGGCCGCCCAGGCACTGATCGAGGCGTCGCGGTCGGCCGGGCTGCTCGTCGTCGGGTCGGCCGGGCACGGCAGGCTCACCAGCCTGCTCGCCGGGTCGGTCGCCGCCGCAGTCGGGACGCACGCCCGGTGCGACACCGTCGTCGTCCGCGGGGACAGCTGGGACGAACCGGTGCGGCCGCGCGGCCCGTCGTCACCGGCGTCGACGGCAGCGAGGCCGGGGCGCGGGTCCTGGAGACCGCGCTCGCCGAGGCGCGCCTCCGCCGCGCGCTGCTGGTCGTGCTGCACGCGTGGGCGGACAGCCCGCCGCCGCACCGGGACCCGCGGTGCGTCACCGAGGCCGGCCGGCGGCTGCTCGGCGAGCGGGTGCTGGCCCACGACACCGGGGACGTCGATGTCGAGCAGGTGGTCGTGCACGCCCACCCGCGGAAGGAGCTCGTCGACCGCAGCGGCGGCGCCCAGCTGGTCGTCCTCGGCGACCGCGGCCGCGGCGGGTTCCCCGGCCTGCTGCTCGGCTCCACCGGCCAGGCCCTCCTGCACCACGCCGCCTGTCCCGTCCACCTCGTCCGCACCACCGTGTAAAGGGGAAGCGGAACGGAAGCCGCACCGGGCAGGATGGCGGCGAAGCGAGTGGGAGGAACAACCATGAAGACTGCGGTACAGGCCGGCCTGCTGGCGATCCTGGCGGGCGCCACGGTGCTGGCGGCCCCGGCGCAGGCGGCCACGATCGTCCGGCGCACGGCCACCTGCCAGGCCACCGGCTACAGCGGCACGTTCACCCTCCAGTACGACTCCGTCAGCGGCTACCACCGCATCATCGGCGGGTACACCTCGTCGGGGCCCTACATCGGCGACGCCGTGGGCACGGTGACCCTGCGGATCTCGTACCGGGCCGGCTCGACGACGCACACGGTGTACTCCCAGTCCTCGGCGACGACCGGGAGCACCACGTTCACGACGCCGTCGACCACCACCGTGCCGACGATCTACACGGGCACGGCGTCGGCGAAGTTCGACAACGGCACGGTGTCCTGCACCGCGACGGTGCCGATCAGCTAGCTAGCCGCGGCCGGGGTGGTCGTCACTGGGCGACGAGCCGCTGTTCCCGAAGGCCGTCCAGCCGGAACAGCGGCGCGACCGCGGCGAGGTCCAGTGCGCGCCGCACGACCTTCGACGGTTTCAGCACCAGGTCGATCCCGGCGTCGGCGCAGCGTGCCCGCAGCCGGCCCAGTGACGCCACGCCCGTCACGCCGCAGAACCCGACGCCGAGCAGGTCGACCACCAGGTGCCCGGGTGCCGCCGCGACCGCGCGGTCGAGTTCGTCGTCGAGCCGCGGGCGCGTCGCCATGTCGATTTCGCCCGCCACCGTGACCCGCAACGTCCCTGGCCGGGGCTCCGCGGTGGTCGCGGTCAGCAGCATCGCGGACAGGTCGAGGGCGCTCATCGAAGTGCTCCTTCCACAGGGTCAACGGCGGATGTTCACCTCCTACCCCGTCGCCGCGGCCACCAAACCGGACGAAAGTGTGTGAAGCTCGGAACCGACCGTGAGGAGCGATGATGCCCGGACTCCTGCTGCGCGACGGCCGTCCCTGGGGCACCGCCGGCCCCGCCGACCTCCTCCTCTCGGACGGCGTCATCGCCGCGGTGGGGCCCGGCATCGAAGCGAGGGACGCCGAAGTCGTCGAGCTCGGCGGGCGGCTCGTGCTGCCCGGGCTCGTCGAAGCCCACTGCCACCTGGACAAGACGCTCTACGGCGGGCCGTGGCGGCCGCACTCGGCCGGGCCCGCGCTGGCCGACCGGATCGCCGACGAACGCCTCCGCCGCGCCGAACTCGGGCTGCCCGACCCGGCCCGGGTCAGCGCGCTGCTGGAGACCATGGCCGCCGCCGGGACCACGCACGTCCGGACGCACACGGACGTCTACTCGGGCACCGGGCTCACCGGGGTCGAGGTCGTCCGGGACACCGCCGCGCGGCTGGCGGGGCGGATCACCGTCGAGCAGGTCGCCTTCCCGCAGAGCGGCATCCTCACCAACCCGGGCACCGCCGCGCTGCTGGAAGAGGCGATCAAGCTCGGGGTGCACGCGGTCGGCGGCATCGACCCGGCCGGGATGGACCGCGACCCGGTCCGGCACCTCGACGTCGTCTTCGGCCTCGCCGAACGCCACGGCGTGCGGATCGACCTGCACCTGCACGACCCCGGCTCGCTCGGGGTGTTCGAGCTGGAGCTGATCATCGAGCGGACGCGGGCGGCCGGCCTCGCCGGGCGGGTGACGGTCAGCCACGCCTACGCACTCGGCCAGGCCGACGCCGCGACGCAGGACAGGCTGGCCGCGGGCTTGGCGGAAGCGGGCGTCACGATCACGACGGCCGCCGTCTTCGACTTCCCGGTCCCGCCGGTGAAGAAGCTGCGCGCGGCCGGGGTGAACGTGGCGTGCGGGCACGACGACATCCGCGACCTGTGGAGCCCGTACGGCAGCGGCGACCTCCTGGACCGGGCGATGCACCTGGCCTACCGCAGCACGTTCCGCCGCGACGAGGACATCGAACTGGCCCTGGAGGCCGTCACCTACGGCGGCGCCAGGGCCTTCGGCCTCGACGGCTACGGCCTCGCCGCGGGCGCGCCCGCGGACCTGGTGGTGGTCGACGCGGAGACCCCGGCCCACGCCGTGGTGACGCGGCCGCCGCGCGACCTCGTCGTCAAGGCGGGCCACATCGTCGCCCGGAGCGGCGCCCTCCCAGCGCCGGGAGCCTCGGCAGGATCGTGACCGTGCCCTCTCACCGCCGCCAGCCCGGTGAGAAGACCGGCCGGACCGGCACGCCGCCCCGGGCCGTGCCCAGGTCCGTCAACTCCACCTTCTCCAGGCCGTTGCCCGGGCCGCCGTCGCTGGTGACCGCCAGGGCCAGGGTGTTGCGGCCGTGCGGGTCGAGGATGCCGGTCGGCAGCACGAACGTGTGCTGCGGGCCGACGTCCCCGATGTACTGGCCGAGGTTCCAGCCGTTGAGGTACACCAGCACCCGGTAGCGGCCGCCTGAGCGCGGCTTCGCCGGGTCGCCGATCGTCAGGCCCACCGACGTGTCCTGGTCGCGCGGGATCCGCAGCGAGAACGTCGTGCGGTACCACGTCGTCCCCGGATCGGCCGTCGCCGCCGGGACCGCCGCCGGTGCCCAGGCGCGGTCCGGGAAGCCCGGCAGGTGCCAGCCCGCGCGCTCCCCCGCGAGACCGCCGCTGTTCAACGGGCCGCGCACGGGGTCGGCCGTGCCGCCCTGCAGCTTCCACGCCACCCCGGTCAGGGACGTCGAGATGAGTCCGCGGCCTTCCTTGTGCGCGTCGTTGACGCCGCCGTCCTGGTTGTGGCCGTTGTTGCGGACCATCACCGACAGCACGTGCGGGCCGTCGCCACGCAGCCCTTCGGGCACGGTGAACTCCGCGGTGCCGGTCGTCGGCGGCGCGGCCAGCGCGGACGGCAGGACGTGCTGCCCGAGGTACTGCCCGTCCAGCCACGCCTGCAGCACCCCGGCACCGCCGCCGCCGTAGCGGACGGCGACCTTCTCCCCCGCCGTCCCGGTGAACCGGCCGCGGTACCAGACGTCGCCGACGCCGAAGCCGTAGTCGTCCGCGGTCAGCACCGGCTGCCCGGCCGGGGGCGGGGTGGTGCTGTTCGTAGTGGTCCGGTCCGCCGAAGGCCACGCCGAGTCGTCGTACCCCGGTTCGGCCTCCGGGGAGCCCGGCGCCGAGCGCCAGCCGGTGAGCTCCGGCAGGCGCGGGTCGGCCGGTCCGGGCAGCGGCCGCAGTGCGACCATGCTGCCCGACGTCGTGGGCCGCATCGGCACCGGCGCGCCGTTCCACCACAGCAGCGGACCGCGGGCACCCCACACCTCGAGGTCCCTCGGCGCCTTCGTGTCGCCGGTCAGCACGAACCCGGCGTGGGCGGTCCGCACCAGGTCCGGCCCGCGCACGAGCAGGCCGCCGACCGGCCAGAACGTGTCCGCGGCGGCGTCGTCGGCGAGCAGCAGCGTGACGGCCGGGCGGCCGCCGCCGCTGATCCGGACGCGGGCGAGCCCGTCGTGGCGGTAGTTCAGCCGCAGGTCGTTGCCGGACCAGGTCGTCGTGACGTCGCCGGCGAGGACGTCCACGCGCGGCTGCGTCGCGTACCGCAGCACCGTCTCGCCGTCCTCCCCCGGCCGTCCGTGCAGCAGCACGGTCCCGGCCGCCTGGGCCATCAGCTCCGACGTCGAGTACACCAGGTGCTGGCCGGCGACGTCGAAGTTCGCGACCAGGTACTTGGCGTCCTGGCCGTTCAGCCGCAGCGGCACGGTGTAGTCACCGTCCGATGTGGACAGCGGGAAGGTGAAGCTGTCGTCGGTGGTGGCGTTCGACGGGTTGTGCACCGGCAGGTAGAAGTGCACGCCGGTGTCCGGGTTGACGTTGTGGTAGACCTTCACCGCGGCCGACGACGGCGTCACCGGCGCCCCGCGGTCCAGCTTGGCCAGGTCCGGCACGGTGGCCAGGAAGGACCCGATCTCCTTCATGGTCAACACCTTCGGCCGCAGCTGACGGCCTTCGTCGATCGCCGCGCCGTAGTCGTAGGAGCTGTAGACCACCGGCGCCGCCAGGCCGCCCCACGACGTGCCGCCGAAGGTCATGTAGAAGTTCTGGATCGTCAGGCCGTTCGCCAGGTTCGTGCCGTAGAAGACCCGCTCGTAGCCCGGCCCCTGCCGCACCGCGGTGCACGGGTAGGTGCCGTTGCTGCCCCAGTAGTCGAACCAGCCGCCGCCGAACTCGGCGACGAACCCGGGCGTGTTCGGCGACGCGCTCGCGCCGCCCTTGGCCCCGCCCGGCCCGTAGGTCCCCCAGTCCGGCGCCACGTTCGGGTTGCCCGGCGTCGCGTCGGTCCGGCAGGTGCCGCCGGGGTAGCCGTCGAAGGCGTAAAGGTCGACCTTGCCCTCGACGGTGCCGGGCACCCCGGAACCGGGCGGCACCCAGATGCCGTTGCGGCCCTTGTCGTTGTGGAAGACCGGGACGGTGATCCCGTCGGCCTTCACCTTGTCGTAGAGGTGGGCGACGTAGTTCTTCTGCGCGGTGCCGGTGGCGGCCAGCTCGTTCTCGATCTGGTAGAGGATCACCGAGCCGCGGCCGTCGGTGTACTGGTGGCGGGCGATGATCCGGTCGATCGCGGTGAGCCACTCGTCGGCCGCGGCGAGGTAGTCGGGGGCGTCGCTGCGGGCCCGGCCGGCCTGGGTGTTCAGCCAGGCCGGGAAGCCGCCGCCGGTGACCTCGGCGTTGATGTACGGGCCGGGCCGCGCGATGACGTACAGCCCGGCCTCGGCGGCCAGGTCGAGGACGCGGTCCATGTCGCGGACGCCGGAGAAGTCGTACACCCCGGGCGCCGGCGAGTGGTAGTTCCAGTCGAAGTAGATCGAGACGGCGTTGTAGCCGGTCGCCTTCATCTTCTGCAGGACGTCCCGCCACAGGTCCGGGCTCGGCAGCCGGAACGGGTGGAACTCCCCCGACCAGACGACCTGGCGGCGGCCGTCCAGCATGAGCGAGTACTTGTCGAACGTGACCTGGTGCTTCGGCGGTGCCGCCTCGGCGGCCGACGCCGGCGCGGCACAGAGCCCGGTCGCGACGAGCAGAGCGAGCAGGAACGACAGGAACCGGCGCATGGACTCACTTTCGGCGACGAGAGGTATAGGTCGTTATACGCGGTTGCGGCCGACGTAGACGTTGCGGGCGCGGTAGTAGGTCGGCGACGTCGGCCCCGGGGAGCCGGCCGAGCCTTCCATCTGCAGGTTGATGATCAGCCACATCGGCTTCCCGACGAAGTTCGCGCCGCGGTGCTGGCCCACCCACTTGCCGTCGAGGTAGTAGTGGATGTCCACATCGGACGCGTTGACCTTCGCGATCCAGGCGCGGTAGCCGTGCCAGCCACCGGGGTTGCTCACCCCGACGATCGTGTTGGACCAGGCCCCACTGGCGTTCTTGTAGGTGTTGAACCAGTTCCGCGCGTCACCCTTGTACTCGAGGATGTCGCTTTCCGGCGGCCAGCTCGTGGCGCCGGTCAACCAGAACGCCGGCCAGGTGCCCCGCGCCGACGGGGCCTGGAACTCGCCGCGGACCTCCCACTGCGGGAACTGGTCGGTCACGGTGATCTGCTGCTTGGCGTGGATCGCGCCGGAGTGGTAGTGGATCGGCAGGTACGGGTCCTTCGCACTGTTCCCCTCGTTCCCGCTGATGCGCGTGGCCTTCAGGACCAGCACTCCGCCGGACTCCAGGTAGACCTGGCTGTGGTCGGACGCGCTGGCGTACATCCGGGCGGTGCCGTTGTGGTCCGAGCCCCACGGGTAGCGGTAGTTCCACGCGGCCTGCAGCGTGTTGTAGCTCGCGAACGTGCCGTCCAGCACCGTTTCGAAGCCTGCCGCCGAGGCTCTGCCGCCGAACGCGGCGGTCGCGAGCCCGGCGGCGCCGGCAGCGAGGATCGTCCTGCGGGTGTGGGGCATCGTTGCCTCCCGGGTTCAGTACACGTAGGGCCAGCCGGCGCTGTCGTAGCCGATGAGGTTGATGCCGAGCTTGCCCGTCAACGGCGTCGCGTCGGAGTAGTAATAGTGGTAGACGAGCACGTCGGCGTCGGAGTCGTGGACAACGGCGACGTGGCCGGGGCCGTGGACCGCGCCGTGGCTCGCCAGGATCTCCGTGCCGCCGCCCGCGGTCATGCGGACGCCGTTGCGGTCGGTGTACGGGCCGGTGATCGACGTCGAGCGGCCGGCCATCACGCGGTAGGTGCTCTTGGTGCCCTGGCAGCACAGGTCCCAGGAGACGAACAGGTAGTAGTAGCCGCCGTGCTGGATGATGAACGGCGCTTCCTCGGCCGTCGTGCTGCCGGTGCGCTGGGCGAGGCTGCGCAACGCCGTGTCGGAGGTGCTGCGCTTGCCGGTGGCCGGGTCGAGCCGGATCATCTTGATGCCGGTCCACCACGAGCCGAAGCTCAGCCACCAGCGGCCGGAGGAGTCGACGAACAGGTTCGGGTCGATCGCGTTGTAGTCGTTGCCCGTGCTGGTCTGGATGACGATGCCGTGGTTGGTCCAGCTGCCCGGCAGGCCGGTCGTGCTGGTGGCGAGGAAGATCGCCGAGTTGCGCGAGCCGAACGAGGAAGCGGCGTAGTACAGGTAGTACCTGCCGTTGTGGAACGAGATGTCCGGCGCCCACAGGTATTCCGGCTTCCCGGGATCGGTGAACGGCGCGGTCCACGGCGCGCCGTTCGGCCACACCGAGCCGATCCGCGTGAAGTGGATCCGGTCGGTCGAGCGGCGGATCTGCAGGTACCTGTCGGTGGAGTAGAGCAGGTAGCTGCCGTCCGCCGCGCGGATCACGGCCGGGTCGTGCACGGCCTCGACGTCCCCGGTGACGTACCCGGGGTCGGGGTAGGTCGCGGCTTGCGCGGCGGGCGCGCCGAGCAGCGCGGCCGCGACGACGGCGATGACCGGGAGGCGGCGCAGGCTCATGGGATGTCCTCGGTTCGACGCTGATCCTGGACGTTGTTAACGTCAACACGCGACGGTCGTGAGTGGGTAAGGCGCGTTCTGACCCGCCT belongs to Amycolatopsis tolypomycina and includes:
- a CDS encoding amidohydrolase family protein, translated to MPGLLLRDGRPWGTAGPADLLLSDGVIAAVGPGIEARDAEVVELGGRLVLPGLVEAHCHLDKTLYGGPWRPHSAGPALADRIADERLRRAELGLPDPARVSALLETMAAAGTTHVRTHTDVYSGTGLTGVEVVRDTAARLAGRITVEQVAFPQSGILTNPGTAALLEEAIKLGVHAVGGIDPAGMDRDPVRHLDVVFGLAERHGVRIDLHLHDPGSLGVFELELIIERTRAAGLAGRVTVSHAYALGQADAATQDRLAAGLAEAGVTITTAAVFDFPVPPVKKLRAAGVNVACGHDDIRDLWSPYGSGDLLDRAMHLAYRSTFRRDEDIELALEAVTYGGARAFGLDGYGLAAGAPADLVVVDAETPAHAVVTRPPRDLVVKAGHIVARSGALPAPGASAGS
- a CDS encoding beta-galactosidase; this translates as MRRFLSFLLALLVATGLCAAPASAAEAAPPKHQVTFDKYSLMLDGRRQVVWSGEFHPFRLPSPDLWRDVLQKMKATGYNAVSIYFDWNYHSPAPGVYDFSGVRDMDRVLDLAAEAGLYVIARPGPYINAEVTGGGFPAWLNTQAGRARSDAPDYLAAADEWLTAIDRIIARHQYTDGRGSVILYQIENELAATGTAQKNYVAHLYDKVKADGITVPVFHNDKGRNGIWVPPGSGVPGTVEGKVDLYAFDGYPGGTCRTDATPGNPNVAPDWGTYGPGGAKGGASASPNTPGFVAEFGGGWFDYWGSNGTYPCTAVRQGPGYERVFYGTNLANGLTIQNFYMTFGGTSWGGLAAPVVYSSYDYGAAIDEGRQLRPKVLTMKEIGSFLATVPDLAKLDRGAPVTPSSAAVKVYHNVNPDTGVHFYLPVHNPSNATTDDSFTFPLSTSDGDYTVPLRLNGQDAKYLVANFDVAGQHLVYSTSELMAQAAGTVLLHGRPGEDGETVLRYATQPRVDVLAGDVTTTWSGNDLRLNYRHDGLARVRISGGGRPAVTLLLADDAAADTFWPVGGLLVRGPDLVRTAHAGFVLTGDTKAPRDLEVWGARGPLLWWNGAPVPMRPTTSGSMVALRPLPGPADPRLPELTGWRSAPGSPEAEPGYDDSAWPSADRTTTNSTTPPPAGQPVLTADDYGFGVGDVWYRGRFTGTAGEKVAVRYGGGGAGVLQAWLDGQYLGQHVLPSALAAPPTTGTAEFTVPEGLRGDGPHVLSVMVRNNGHNQDGGVNDAHKEGRGLISTSLTGVAWKLQGGTADPVRGPLNSGGLAGERAGWHLPGFPDRAWAPAAVPAATADPGTTWYRTTFSLRIPRDQDTSVGLTIGDPAKPRSGGRYRVLVYLNGWNLGQYIGDVGPQHTFVLPTGILDPHGRNTLALAVTSDGGPGNGLEKVELTDLGTARGGVPVRPVFSPGWRR
- a CDS encoding family 16 glycosylhydrolase; its protein translation is MPHTRRTILAAGAAGLATAAFGGRASAAGFETVLDGTFASYNTLQAAWNYRYPWGSDHNGTARMYASASDHSQVYLESGGVLVLKATRISGNEGNSAKDPYLPIHYHSGAIHAKQQITVTDQFPQWEVRGEFQAPSARGTWPAFWLTGATSWPPESDILEYKGDARNWFNTYKNASGAWSNTIVGVSNPGGWHGYRAWIAKVNASDVDIHYYLDGKWVGQHRGANFVGKPMWLIINLQMEGSAGSPGPTSPTYYRARNVYVGRNRV
- a CDS encoding arabinan endo-1,5-alpha-L-arabinosidase, with product MSLRRLPVIAVVAAALLGAPAAQAATYPDPGYVTGDVEAVHDPAVIRAADGSYLLYSTDRYLQIRRSTDRIHFTRIGSVWPNGAPWTAPFTDPGKPEYLWAPDISFHNGRYYLYYAASSFGSRNSAIFLATSTTGLPGSWTNHGIVIQTSTGNDYNAIDPNLFVDSSGRWWLSFGSWWTGIKMIRLDPATGKRSTSDTALRSLAQRTGSTTAEEAPFIIQHGGYYYLFVSWDLCCQGTKSTYRVMAGRSTSITGPYTDRNGVRMTAGGGTEILASHGAVHGPGHVAVVHDSDADVLVYHYYYSDATPLTGKLGINLIGYDSAGWPYVY